In a genomic window of Pedobacter sp. KBS0701:
- a CDS encoding AraC family transcriptional regulator translates to MDALSKILESIKLSGVVYRKLEVTAPWGIELPKSRFLQFWKLLEGACFLKVEENVYIQLAKGDLVLIPNGSSHCISDKADSIKIPLKTYINFRDSKSPYFLDGDLKTVMLGGHFEFNDQYQHPLITGLPGVIHLKEIHQQNQDWLELTTNQILLEIDQPKPGSDILVSRLSEGLFIHTLRAYIDQSKIKQGFLLALTDERICSALQNLQDSPEKNWTLEELSKSAGMSRTLFFNSFKSLVGQTPLSYLQNWRMQKAKEILLSSKDNVSIIANQVGYQSEAAFNRLFKHTFKVTPARFRRSRSK, encoded by the coding sequence ATGGATGCATTAAGTAAAATTTTAGAATCAATAAAGCTTAGCGGTGTAGTTTACCGGAAACTGGAAGTAACGGCTCCCTGGGGAATTGAGTTGCCTAAAAGTCGGTTTTTGCAATTTTGGAAACTGCTGGAAGGGGCGTGTTTCCTTAAAGTAGAAGAAAACGTTTACATACAATTAGCTAAGGGAGACCTCGTGCTGATACCAAATGGAAGCAGTCATTGCATATCTGATAAAGCTGATAGTATCAAGATCCCCTTAAAAACCTATATAAATTTTCGGGACAGCAAAAGCCCTTACTTTTTGGATGGAGATTTGAAAACTGTCATGCTGGGCGGTCACTTTGAATTCAATGATCAATATCAACACCCTCTCATAACCGGGTTACCTGGCGTAATCCACTTAAAAGAAATTCATCAACAAAATCAAGACTGGCTCGAACTTACCACCAATCAGATACTCCTGGAAATTGATCAACCAAAGCCTGGCAGTGATATTTTAGTAAGCCGTTTATCTGAAGGGCTTTTCATTCATACATTACGCGCCTATATAGATCAGAGTAAAATCAAGCAGGGGTTTTTGCTTGCATTGACGGATGAAAGGATATGTTCAGCTTTGCAAAACTTACAAGATTCACCTGAAAAAAACTGGACGCTGGAAGAACTTTCTAAATCTGCGGGAATGTCAAGAACGCTTTTTTTTAATAGCTTCAAATCGCTGGTAGGGCAAACTCCACTTAGTTACCTCCAGAATTGGCGTATGCAAAAGGCAAAAGAAATACTTTTATCAAGCAAGGACAATGTAAGTATTATAGCTAATCAAGTCGGCTATCAATCAGAGGCCGCATTTAACCGTCTCTTTAAACATACATTTAAAGTGACACCTGCTAGGTTTAGAAGGTCACGTAGTAAATAG
- a CDS encoding PfkB family carbohydrate kinase has product MSLIIIGTVAFDAIETPFGKTDKIVGGAATYASLAASYFYNKAKIVAVVGDDFHQSDIDTFTKHGIDTEGLQIKAGEKSFFWSGKYHNDMNSRDTLITELNVLENFDPIIPESYQDCEYLMLGNLTPQVQQTVIKRLKNRPKLIVMDTMNFWMDIMMDDLLETIKMVDVLTINDAEARQLSGEYSLVKAAKKILAMGPKYLIIKKGEHGALLFHEDQIFSAPALPLAEVFDPTGAGDTFAGGFIGYLAKVGTINFNNMKNAIIYGSALASFCVEKFGTEKLLNLTDEEVAARIQEFVNLSAFTIEI; this is encoded by the coding sequence ATGAGCCTGATAATCATAGGTACTGTAGCTTTTGATGCTATTGAAACGCCCTTCGGAAAAACAGATAAAATTGTTGGTGGTGCTGCAACTTACGCAAGTTTAGCCGCTTCTTACTTTTATAATAAAGCAAAAATTGTAGCTGTAGTGGGGGATGACTTTCATCAATCAGACATCGACACCTTTACCAAACATGGCATTGATACCGAAGGACTACAGATTAAAGCAGGTGAAAAATCATTTTTCTGGTCAGGTAAATACCATAACGACATGAATAGCCGTGATACTTTAATTACGGAATTAAATGTATTAGAAAATTTCGACCCGATTATCCCGGAGAGCTATCAAGACTGCGAATACCTGATGCTGGGCAACCTAACTCCACAGGTGCAGCAAACGGTAATTAAACGCCTTAAAAACCGGCCAAAATTAATCGTAATGGACACGATGAACTTCTGGATGGATATTATGATGGATGATTTATTGGAAACCATTAAAATGGTGGATGTATTAACCATTAATGATGCTGAAGCACGTCAGTTGTCGGGCGAATATTCATTGGTAAAAGCAGCGAAGAAAATCCTTGCTATGGGTCCAAAATATTTGATCATTAAAAAGGGTGAGCATGGCGCATTGTTATTCCATGAAGATCAGATTTTCTCCGCTCCGGCCTTGCCTTTGGCAGAAGTATTTGATCCAACGGGTGCTGGCGATACATTCGCAGGAGGTTTTATCGGTTATTTGGCTAAAGTGGGTACAATCAACTTCAATAACATGAAAAATGCAATTATTTATGGTTCAGCATTGGCTTCTTTCTGTGTAGAGAAATTTGGAACAGAAAAGTTATTGAATTTAACCGATGAAGAAGTTGCAGCAAGGATTCAAGAATTTGTAAACTTAAGTGCTTTCACCATAGAAATATAA
- a CDS encoding helix-turn-helix domain-containing protein produces MKEISIRCENDRNNCPVKDVLNRVGDKWSMLTVIMLSDLGMLRFNELHQLIVGISQKMLTVTLKMPGADGLLTRKMYAQIPPKVEYALAWLGENLVTPLMHLYDWANANMPEIKASRERYEKAVTL; encoded by the coding sequence ATGAAAGAAATTTCAATAAGGTGTGAGAACGACCGTAACAACTGCCCGGTAAAAGATGTTTTGAACCGTGTGGGTGATAAATGGTCGATGCTTACGGTCATCATGTTATCTGACCTTGGTATGCTGCGCTTTAACGAATTGCACCAGCTGATCGTTGGCATATCGCAAAAAATGCTGACCGTTACGCTGAAAATGCCGGGAGCCGACGGACTGCTAACGCGGAAGATGTATGCACAGATTCCGCCTAAAGTAGAGTATGCCTTAGCGTGGCTGGGTGAAAACCTCGTAACACCGCTGATGCATTTATACGACTGGGCGAATGCCAACATGCCCGAGATCAAAGCTTCCCGGGAACGTTATGAAAAGGCAGTCACATTATGA
- a CDS encoding AraC family transcriptional regulator translates to MNTYYLPDDILNGSTMGADEVVIRCYTSGQDSVKNRIVLTQNMINLLVSGTKTVVYPDATAVVNAGELVVLSAGNVLTSELLTGGQQFNSILFYFSNELFNKFLIKYDHLLQSVIPLSGKKSFLTFKQDNFIKQFIVSMQALMATESELPAAVRSIKLEELLLYLLHFDPERFRAIQILTKDREQLQIKKVVESHVGQLITVDELAFLCHMSTSTFKRRFSEIYHTTPQKWLLNRKLEMAAELLRSGGESPSGVYLKVGYQNHSSFSEAFRNHFGYTPSDYQQQQLNVAP, encoded by the coding sequence ATGAACACCTATTATCTACCGGATGATATATTAAATGGCTCCACTATGGGTGCAGATGAGGTAGTGATCCGTTGCTACACCTCCGGACAGGATTCCGTTAAGAACAGAATCGTCTTAACTCAGAACATGATCAACCTGCTGGTCAGCGGCACCAAGACCGTCGTTTATCCGGATGCAACAGCTGTGGTGAATGCGGGTGAACTGGTGGTATTATCGGCAGGGAATGTACTCACATCCGAGCTATTAACGGGCGGACAGCAGTTTAACAGCATTCTATTTTATTTCAGCAACGAACTGTTCAATAAGTTCCTGATTAAGTATGACCATTTGCTGCAAAGCGTAATTCCTTTAAGCGGTAAAAAGTCCTTCCTTACTTTTAAGCAGGATAATTTTATCAAACAATTTATCGTGTCTATGCAGGCGTTGATGGCTACGGAAAGCGAACTACCGGCAGCGGTCAGATCCATCAAACTGGAAGAGTTGCTCTTGTATCTTTTACATTTCGATCCTGAGCGGTTCCGGGCTATTCAGATTCTTACCAAGGACCGGGAACAATTGCAGATCAAAAAAGTGGTGGAAAGTCATGTCGGTCAGCTGATCACCGTAGATGAACTGGCTTTTCTTTGCCATATGAGCACTTCCACCTTTAAAAGAAGGTTCAGCGAGATCTATCATACCACCCCTCAAAAATGGCTGCTTAACCGAAAGCTGGAAATGGCTGCCGAATTATTGAGATCCGGAGGAGAAAGCCCATCGGGTGTTTATCTGAAAGTTGGTTATCAGAATCATTCCAGTTTTTCTGAGGCTTTCCGGAACCATTTCGGTTATACCCCAAGCGATTACCAGCAGCAACAATTGAACGTTGCGCCATAA
- a CDS encoding NAD(P)/FAD-dependent oxidoreductase, translated as MGMIQTPELLLHKKIAIVGGGPGGLTLARLLQIKGVEVKVYERDHSQAARVQGAIVDLHFDSGLKAMDATGLMEAFKDNYMQGADKYRLLDPKGNILFDEGNQAGKPQFGDLQFRPEIDRGALRDLLIDGLLPDTVIWDSQFLSMKEVDNIWELQFKNGTTATADIVIGSDGYRSRIRPYLTDLKASYSGATIIQGEIDHPETACPEFYKLVDQANLMAMGNSATITAQPRGDGGLTFYAASLYPENWVKDSGIDFSNPQDVHEYLINRYGDWNPIFASLFKACNHFVARPLNYFPLENRWGTKSNLTLIGDAAHLMPPNGEGVNLAMLDALDLSNCLINKDFTQLSEAMAAYEKIMFDRAAPLCKETIESISDFAAPTEESVQNLIKMLGKTD; from the coding sequence ATGGGGATGATACAAACACCGGAACTTTTACTTCATAAAAAAATTGCTATAGTGGGCGGCGGCCCCGGCGGCCTGACACTTGCAAGGCTTTTGCAGATCAAAGGCGTGGAGGTCAAAGTTTATGAGCGGGATCACAGCCAGGCAGCACGCGTACAAGGCGCAATTGTCGACCTGCATTTTGACTCCGGCCTGAAAGCCATGGACGCGACCGGGCTGATGGAAGCATTCAAAGACAATTACATGCAGGGTGCTGATAAATACCGCTTGCTTGATCCAAAAGGAAATATCTTGTTTGATGAAGGTAACCAGGCCGGCAAACCACAATTTGGAGATCTGCAATTCAGGCCTGAAATAGACAGGGGTGCACTGAGGGATCTTTTGATCGACGGGTTGCTACCCGATACCGTAATATGGGACAGCCAGTTCCTGAGCATGAAGGAGGTTGACAATATTTGGGAATTGCAATTTAAGAACGGAACAACTGCTACTGCAGATATTGTTATCGGTTCAGATGGATACCGCTCCAGGATCCGGCCTTACCTTACTGACTTAAAAGCATCTTATTCAGGCGCGACAATTATCCAGGGCGAAATAGATCATCCGGAAACAGCCTGTCCCGAATTTTACAAATTAGTTGATCAGGCGAATTTGATGGCCATGGGAAACAGCGCGACCATAACTGCACAACCGCGGGGCGATGGCGGCTTGACTTTTTATGCTGCGTCATTGTACCCCGAAAACTGGGTTAAAGACAGCGGTATTGATTTTAGTAACCCTCAAGATGTGCACGAGTATCTGATCAATCGCTACGGAGATTGGAACCCTATATTTGCCAGCTTATTTAAAGCTTGCAACCATTTTGTTGCCCGGCCGCTGAACTACTTTCCTTTAGAGAACAGGTGGGGAACTAAATCAAACCTCACTCTTATTGGCGATGCCGCACATCTGATGCCGCCCAATGGTGAGGGCGTTAATTTGGCCATGCTTGACGCCTTAGATTTGTCAAATTGTTTGATCAATAAGGATTTTACACAACTTAGTGAAGCCATGGCAGCTTATGAAAAGATCATGTTTGACAGGGCTGCGCCATTATGTAAAGAAACAATCGAAAGCATCAGCGACTTTGCTGCGCCGACGGAAGAATCGGTGCAGAATCTGATTAAAATGCTTGGCAAAACAGATTAG
- a CDS encoding nuclear transport factor 2 family protein, translating to MTNDKLRIVFEKYLDAFAKASPAEQEQLLNSSVAEDVVFTNPGVDGRGRISLLAHATGFQKKFPGGYFRVNWFRQQHGQLLSEWTQYDQQGHALFTAHSYGRLNEDDLLIHLAGFWAAGAV from the coding sequence ATGACCAACGACAAACTTCGAATCGTTTTTGAGAAGTACTTAGACGCATTCGCCAAGGCATCTCCTGCTGAGCAGGAACAACTCTTGAATTCAAGTGTAGCTGAAGATGTGGTATTTACAAATCCTGGCGTAGATGGCCGTGGACGAATTTCTCTTCTTGCTCATGCTACCGGCTTCCAAAAAAAATTTCCAGGTGGTTATTTCCGGGTAAATTGGTTTAGGCAGCAGCACGGACAGCTACTTTCAGAATGGACACAATATGACCAGCAAGGCCACGCACTTTTTACAGCGCATAGTTACGGACGGCTCAACGAGGACGACCTCTTGATCCACCTAGCCGGATTTTGGGCGGCCGGGGCCGTTTAG
- a CDS encoding AraC family transcriptional regulator, with product MSKKTNNIPVNILPEDSCRGIMMMRDSFNGSPNSEQVERSHRDGGYTFIIQEIGKTLIEIDFQTHHIQAPAVIFIHPHQVHRVIAFEDAMICTWIITEENIRQEYLSMLESLAPVNALSVIPEALAVLTETAALCIKLSENKTEVLYHPILKESVNTLIVSIISQYLALSKPAENHARMEDLTREFKTALEKHYKSTKNPSEYAAQLSLSPSYLNECVKATTGKSVSSHIQQRVVLEAKRLLYHSGKSIKEIAGDLGYYDYSYFTRLFTKVAGMAPIDFRAKNRE from the coding sequence ATGAGCAAGAAAACCAATAATATTCCTGTAAATATACTGCCTGAAGACAGTTGCAGGGGGATCATGATGATGCGGGATTCATTTAACGGGTCGCCCAATTCCGAACAGGTCGAACGGTCTCACCGGGATGGTGGTTATACTTTCATCATCCAGGAAATAGGAAAAACCCTAATTGAAATCGATTTTCAAACACATCATATCCAGGCACCGGCTGTTATCTTTATTCACCCTCATCAAGTTCACAGGGTTATAGCGTTCGAAGATGCAATGATCTGTACGTGGATCATAACAGAAGAAAACATCCGGCAGGAGTACTTAAGCATGCTTGAAAGTCTTGCGCCGGTAAACGCGTTGTCGGTTATTCCGGAAGCACTTGCTGTACTCACAGAAACTGCAGCGTTATGTATCAAACTGTCTGAAAATAAAACTGAAGTACTTTATCATCCCATTTTGAAGGAAAGCGTTAATACGCTTATTGTATCGATCATTTCCCAATACCTTGCATTGTCTAAGCCGGCTGAAAATCATGCCCGGATGGAGGATCTCACTAGGGAATTTAAGACCGCATTGGAAAAACATTATAAGTCGACCAAAAATCCGTCTGAATACGCTGCTCAGTTAAGTTTATCCCCTTCATACTTAAATGAATGTGTGAAAGCTACTACCGGAAAGTCCGTTTCCTCTCATATTCAACAGCGTGTGGTGCTGGAAGCGAAACGCCTTCTGTACCATTCAGGAAAATCAATAAAAGAGATTGCCGGCGATCTTGGCTACTATGACTATTCCTATTTCACACGACTGTTTACTAAAGTGGCCGGCATGGCACCCATTGATTTTCGGGCGAAAAACCGCGAATAG